The following proteins are encoded in a genomic region of Amycolatopsis sulphurea:
- a CDS encoding ABC transporter ATP-binding protein: protein MSTVLEVSGVSHRYGTGDTAHVAVDELTFSVDAGQLACIVGPSGCGKSTLLRAIAGLLPPTSGTVRLHGDLVTGVPDDLAVVFQDYSRSLFPWLSVVKNVEFPLRWTKIDKQTRRAQAREALAAVGLSGVEGKFPWQLSGGMQQRVSIARALASRPALLLMDEPFASVDAQTRFDLEDLLRRVQAEQGTTVLLVTHDIDESVYLGDRVLVLSKSPAHIVADLAVDLPAQRDQITTRESPEFVSLRGEVARLLHGPASTAPVQQAKG from the coding sequence ATGTCGACTGTGCTTGAGGTCTCCGGGGTCAGCCATCGCTACGGCACCGGGGATACCGCGCACGTGGCGGTGGACGAGCTGACGTTCTCCGTGGACGCCGGGCAGCTCGCCTGCATCGTCGGCCCGTCCGGCTGCGGCAAATCCACGCTGCTGCGGGCGATCGCCGGCCTGCTCCCGCCGACCTCGGGCACGGTGCGGCTGCACGGCGACCTGGTGACCGGGGTGCCCGACGACCTCGCCGTGGTGTTCCAGGACTACAGCCGTTCGCTGTTCCCGTGGCTCTCGGTGGTCAAGAATGTCGAATTTCCGTTACGCTGGACCAAAATCGACAAGCAGACCCGGCGCGCGCAGGCCCGCGAAGCGCTCGCGGCGGTCGGCCTGTCCGGGGTCGAGGGCAAGTTCCCGTGGCAGCTGTCCGGCGGGATGCAGCAGCGGGTGTCCATCGCCCGCGCGCTGGCGAGCCGCCCGGCGCTGCTGCTGATGGACGAACCGTTCGCCTCGGTGGACGCCCAGACCCGATTCGACCTCGAAGACCTGCTCCGCCGCGTGCAGGCGGAACAGGGTACGACGGTTCTGCTGGTCACCCACGACATCGACGAGAGCGTGTACCTCGGCGACCGTGTGCTGGTGCTGTCGAAGTCCCCGGCACACATCGTCGCGGACCTCGCGGTCGATCTGCCCGCGCAGCGCGACCAGATCACCACCCGGGAATCACCGGAGTTCGTTTCACTGCGCGGTGAAGTGGCCCGGCTGCTGCACGGCCCGGCCAGCACGGCCCCCGTGCAGCAGGCGAAGGGCTGA
- a CDS encoding DUF742 domain-containing protein produces the protein MDDGRLRGDGRLGDDSTGGWGERDRGREDWKSFRERVDREWRARHARLDEPEPGPGPEPARPPDRLTDSNAGQQPGITAVPGYRDRLLGGPGSELFGGASGPLYDSAEFAAFSTARDGSPGPSSNELAAALPAQAASEPPVAEVETSGLVRPYFRTRGRTKPTYDLAVEALVSTSEQGRLLDRVRVPEHRSICDLCLDTRSVAEVAALLRLPLGVVRVLIGDVAGLGLVLVHTSTSTSAGDRPSIEFMERVLSGLRRI, from the coding sequence GTGGACGACGGGCGCTTGCGGGGCGATGGCCGGCTCGGGGACGACTCCACCGGCGGGTGGGGCGAGCGGGACCGGGGACGGGAGGACTGGAAGTCCTTCCGCGAACGGGTCGACCGTGAGTGGCGGGCCCGGCACGCCCGGCTCGACGAACCGGAGCCCGGACCCGGCCCGGAGCCGGCCCGGCCGCCCGACCGGCTGACCGACTCCAACGCCGGGCAGCAGCCGGGCATCACCGCCGTGCCCGGCTACCGCGACCGGCTGCTCGGCGGCCCCGGCTCGGAGCTGTTCGGCGGCGCCAGCGGCCCGCTCTACGACTCGGCCGAGTTCGCCGCGTTCAGCACGGCGCGGGACGGTTCGCCGGGCCCGTCCTCGAACGAACTCGCCGCGGCGTTGCCCGCGCAGGCCGCGAGCGAGCCGCCGGTCGCCGAGGTGGAGACCTCCGGGCTGGTCCGGCCCTACTTCCGCACCCGCGGGCGGACCAAGCCGACCTACGATCTCGCGGTCGAGGCATTGGTCTCGACCAGTGAGCAGGGCCGGCTGCTGGACCGGGTCCGGGTGCCCGAGCACCGGTCGATCTGCGATCTGTGCCTGGACACCCGGTCGGTGGCCGAGGTCGCCGCGCTGCTGCGGCTGCCGCTGGGCGTGGTGCGGGTGCTGATCGGAGATGTGGCGGGGCTCGGCCTGGTGCTGGTGCACACCAGCACCAGCACGAGCGCGGGCGACCGCCCCAGTATCGAGTTCATGGAAAGGGTGCTCAGTGGGCTTCGGAGAATTTGA
- a CDS encoding roadblock/LC7 domain-containing protein, with product MTYSGTDSGAPAEQGTFGWLVSDFVRRVPGAAHAVLVSADGLLLAPSEGLPQERAEQLSAVASGLISLTLGAARCFEAGGVNQTVVEMEGGYLFLMSVSDGSSLAVLAAPSCDIGTVAYEMTLLVERVGQQISPELRAQLQGGVRG from the coding sequence GTGACCTATTCCGGGACCGATTCCGGCGCACCGGCGGAGCAGGGCACGTTCGGCTGGCTGGTTTCCGATTTCGTGCGCCGGGTCCCGGGCGCCGCGCATGCGGTGCTGGTGTCCGCGGACGGCCTGCTGCTCGCCCCGTCCGAGGGGCTGCCGCAGGAGCGGGCCGAACAGCTGTCCGCGGTCGCCTCCGGGCTGATCAGCCTCACCCTGGGTGCGGCCCGCTGCTTCGAGGCGGGCGGGGTCAACCAGACCGTGGTCGAGATGGAGGGCGGGTACCTGTTCCTGATGTCGGTGTCCGACGGTTCGTCGCTGGCCGTGCTGGCCGCGCCCTCGTGCGACATCGGGACGGTGGCCTACGAGATGACCCTGCTCGTGGAGCGGGTCGGCCAGCAGATCAGCCCCGAGCTGCGGGCTCAGCTGCAGGGCGGGGTGCGTGGGTGA
- a CDS encoding sensor histidine kinase encodes MPNEDTTGVGGAPARERASRGDSSFFALGNWRLRSKLALILIIPTLTALVLGVLRVVDDVRQATQLSRTADQVAFAQKVTSVVHDLEGERALAVARISSRDALRQAGLDAQVAKVDRGVDDLRDAAVQLNADDPATSDRYARGLQRLDALRPLRAAIGSSSYSDLAALDTYSSILDSLVQLGREVTTATSDRGLLRLGTSTQSISEAKESILRGDSALLVAAFRDAFPGSLLDETRAAEASGDASISVFLANATDDQVRLYNDTYSGPEVDDRRRVEATAFSTAQANQGHSLNIDPTRLSQDSTIAADKLRAVESSLLNQLRSQADSLAGSAVQSAWIGGAIVLAALIAALVLMLAIARLMLRPLRVLRTTALDVAYTRLPETVQSILDDPDPVNASKKAVDPVPVTSRDEIGEVARSFDVVHEQAVKMAAEQALLRENVNGIFVNLSRRSQRLVERQLGVIDRLEADEQDPDHLASLFELDHLATRLRRNGESLLVLSGAGLAKSVPKPIPAADVIGAAVSEIEQYARIEVGVVPEVAVQGLAIHDLVHVLAELLDNATYFSEPETKVTVRAVVTRKKALAIQVTDHGVGMGEDRLAELNTRLADPPDLDVSVTRRMGLYVVARLAQRHGIEVRLRENEDIEGGVVARVVVPAGLLTDVRVPVPVAPRHTPPPPNRNEISHPSFPPVNRAPEAAPEEPPSVPVESNGGLVPLDQPISLDDLVAGNRAAGPFLSPEVPAEQVPAWPTADDLAPLTRESNGDGASLSETQFAPLVLPKREPKHVVPEEPAAEAPEEEDGPSALEDDVPTRRLPIYQSVLSRWFSEGSDEAEPGALPGVDAAEPLPAPAAARHQAPEPVQAAEDEPAEATPLYPGPEDDSAGEDWHSVSDEGWQAAQSLLESKNEEVTSAGLPKRVPNAYLVPGSISGAQKPAEAQNSFTDQTAGLPGKGAITRSATAARSRMASFQRGYTSGRHALKDRPTEARLDDEARVTGAGYVSDSGSEEQQ; translated from the coding sequence GTGCCGAATGAAGACACCACGGGGGTGGGAGGGGCCCCTGCGCGCGAGCGCGCATCGCGCGGTGACAGCTCCTTCTTCGCACTGGGCAACTGGCGGCTTCGGTCGAAGCTCGCGCTCATCCTGATCATCCCGACCCTCACCGCGCTGGTGCTCGGTGTGCTGCGCGTGGTCGACGACGTACGGCAGGCCACGCAGCTGAGCCGGACCGCGGATCAGGTGGCCTTCGCGCAGAAGGTCACCTCCGTGGTGCACGACTTGGAAGGCGAGCGGGCGCTGGCGGTGGCCCGGATCTCCTCCCGCGACGCCCTGCGCCAGGCCGGGCTGGACGCGCAGGTGGCCAAGGTCGACCGCGGCGTGGACGACCTGCGCGACGCCGCCGTGCAGCTCAACGCCGACGACCCGGCGACCAGCGACCGCTACGCACGCGGCCTGCAGCGGCTGGACGCGCTGCGCCCGCTGCGCGCGGCGATCGGCTCCTCCTCCTATTCGGACCTGGCCGCGCTGGACACCTATTCCTCCATTCTCGACTCGCTGGTGCAGCTCGGCCGCGAGGTGACCACCGCGACCAGCGACCGTGGCCTGCTCCGGCTGGGCACCAGCACGCAGTCGATCAGCGAGGCCAAGGAGTCCATCCTCCGCGGGGACAGCGCGCTGCTGGTGGCCGCGTTCCGCGACGCCTTCCCGGGCAGCCTGCTCGACGAGACCCGCGCCGCGGAGGCCAGCGGGGACGCCTCGATCTCGGTGTTCCTGGCCAACGCCACCGACGACCAGGTCCGGCTCTACAACGACACCTACTCCGGCCCGGAGGTCGACGACCGGCGCCGGGTCGAGGCGACCGCGTTCTCCACCGCGCAGGCCAACCAGGGCCACTCGCTCAACATCGACCCCACCCGGCTGAGCCAGGACTCCACGATCGCCGCGGACAAGCTGCGCGCGGTGGAGAGCAGCCTGCTCAACCAGCTGCGCAGCCAGGCCGACAGCCTGGCCGGCTCGGCCGTGCAGTCCGCGTGGATCGGTGGCGCGATCGTGCTCGCGGCGCTGATCGCGGCACTGGTGCTGATGCTCGCGATCGCCCGGCTGATGCTGCGCCCGCTGCGCGTACTGCGGACCACCGCGCTGGACGTGGCCTACACCCGGCTGCCGGAGACCGTGCAGTCGATTTTGGACGATCCGGATCCGGTCAACGCCTCGAAGAAGGCGGTCGACCCGGTCCCGGTCACCTCTCGCGACGAGATCGGGGAAGTGGCGCGCTCGTTCGACGTGGTGCACGAGCAGGCCGTGAAGATGGCCGCGGAACAGGCGCTGCTGCGCGAGAACGTCAACGGCATCTTCGTGAACCTCTCCCGGCGTTCGCAGCGGCTGGTGGAACGCCAGCTCGGCGTGATCGACCGGCTGGAGGCCGACGAGCAGGATCCGGACCATCTCGCCAGCCTGTTCGAGCTGGACCACCTGGCCACCCGGTTGCGCCGCAACGGTGAATCACTGCTGGTGCTCTCCGGCGCCGGGCTCGCGAAGTCGGTGCCGAAGCCGATACCCGCGGCGGACGTCATCGGCGCCGCGGTGTCCGAGATCGAGCAGTACGCGCGGATCGAGGTCGGCGTGGTACCCGAGGTCGCGGTGCAGGGCCTGGCCATCCACGACCTCGTGCACGTGCTCGCCGAGCTGCTGGACAACGCGACCTACTTCTCCGAGCCGGAGACGAAGGTCACAGTGCGCGCGGTGGTCACGCGCAAGAAGGCGCTCGCCATCCAGGTCACCGACCACGGCGTCGGCATGGGCGAGGACCGGCTCGCGGAGCTGAACACCCGGCTGGCCGACCCGCCGGACCTGGACGTGTCGGTGACCCGGCGGATGGGCCTGTACGTGGTCGCCCGGCTGGCCCAGCGGCACGGCATCGAGGTGCGGCTGCGGGAGAACGAGGACATCGAGGGCGGTGTGGTCGCCCGCGTCGTGGTGCCCGCCGGCCTGCTCACCGACGTACGCGTCCCGGTGCCCGTCGCGCCGCGGCACACCCCGCCCCCGCCGAACCGCAACGAGATTTCGCACCCGAGCTTCCCGCCGGTCAACCGGGCGCCGGAAGCGGCACCGGAGGAGCCGCCGTCGGTGCCGGTCGAGTCCAACGGCGGGCTGGTCCCGCTGGATCAACCGATCAGTCTCGACGATCTGGTCGCGGGCAACCGGGCGGCCGGTCCGTTCCTGAGCCCGGAGGTGCCGGCCGAACAGGTACCCGCCTGGCCGACCGCGGACGACCTCGCCCCGCTCACCCGTGAGTCCAATGGGGACGGTGCCAGCCTTTCCGAGACCCAGTTCGCACCGCTGGTACTGCCGAAGCGCGAGCCGAAACACGTGGTGCCGGAAGAACCCGCGGCCGAGGCGCCCGAGGAAGAGGACGGCCCGTCCGCGCTCGAAGACGACGTGCCCACCCGGCGGCTTCCGATTTATCAGTCGGTGCTTTCGCGCTGGTTCAGCGAGGGCAGCGACGAGGCCGAGCCCGGTGCGTTGCCGGGTGTCGACGCGGCGGAACCGTTGCCGGCCCCCGCGGCCGCGCGGCACCAGGCACCCGAACCGGTGCAGGCAGCCGAGGACGAGCCGGCCGAAGCGACGCCGCTCTACCCCGGCCCGGAAGACGACTCGGCCGGTGAAGACTGGCACAGCGTCTCCGACGAGGGCTGGCAGGCGGCACAGTCGTTGCTCGAGTCCAAGAACGAAGAGGTGACCTCGGCCGGGTTGCCCAAGCGCGTACCGAACGCATATCTGGTCCCCGGTTCGATATCCGGCGCGCAGAAGCCGGCCGAAGCGCAGAACTCGTTCACCGACCAGACCGCCGGGCTGCCCGGAAAGGGTGCTATCACCCGCTCGGCGACAGCGGCCCGCAGCCGGATGGCAAGCTTCCAGCGTGGATACACCTCCGGAAGGCACGCGCTGAAGGATCGGCCGACGGAGGCCCGGCTCGACGACGAGGCGCGCGTGACCGGAGCCGGCTACGTGAGCGACAGCGGCAGTGAGGAGCAACAGTGA
- a CDS encoding roadblock/LC7 domain-containing protein, with product MTRAGAVQPGGGPVQPNGRSAGGATGSFAWLITDFVHRVPGAAHAVVVSADGLLLAASRGLPKDRADQLAAVASGLTSLARGAAKVFEGGPVAQTVVEMANGFLFLMSVSDGSCLAVLGSPESDIGLVVYEMTLLVERVGQQLTPEMRAQLQGAAVRR from the coding sequence GTGACACGGGCGGGTGCAGTGCAGCCGGGAGGCGGGCCGGTGCAGCCGAACGGCAGAAGTGCCGGCGGCGCGACGGGCAGCTTCGCGTGGCTGATCACGGACTTCGTGCACCGGGTTCCCGGTGCCGCGCACGCAGTGGTCGTTTCGGCCGACGGTCTGCTTCTCGCGGCTTCGCGCGGGTTGCCGAAGGATCGCGCGGACCAGCTCGCGGCGGTCGCCTCCGGGCTGACCAGCCTCGCGCGGGGCGCGGCGAAGGTGTTCGAAGGCGGCCCGGTCGCGCAGACCGTGGTCGAGATGGCCAACGGTTTCCTCTTCCTGATGTCGGTGTCCGACGGTTCCTGCCTGGCCGTGCTGGGTTCGCCGGAAAGCGACATCGGCCTGGTGGTGTACGAGATGACGTTGCTCGTCGAACGGGTCGGGCAGCAGCTGACCCCGGAGATGCGCGCGCAACTGCAGGGCGCTGCGGTCCGCCGCTAG
- a CDS encoding ABC transporter permease, with protein sequence MLGKPAAAGVRGRVRSGLGGFARKWLLFVVLVLLWELVTQLNDSVFFPPPTKIAAAAAKLWFSGPGTQLFLGDAVFQHILPSLARVLGGWLLSVVAGVALGTALGRSRTGMDYVGPLFAFFRAIPPPALVPVFIVLFHIGPGMQIATIIFGALWPVLLNTVDGVRSVDRVKAETARAFRTPRRYWIGLVVLPAALPKIFAGLRLSLSIALILMAISELVGAVDGIGYALLAAQRSFDYDQMWAWIVLLGILGYGFNAALLAVERRVLGWQPTRGTP encoded by the coding sequence GTGCTGGGCAAACCGGCCGCCGCGGGCGTGCGGGGCCGGGTGCGCAGCGGGCTCGGCGGATTCGCGCGCAAATGGCTGTTGTTCGTGGTGCTGGTGCTGCTGTGGGAGCTGGTGACGCAGCTCAACGACAGCGTGTTCTTCCCGCCACCCACCAAGATCGCAGCGGCCGCGGCGAAGCTGTGGTTCTCCGGGCCGGGCACGCAGCTGTTCCTCGGCGACGCGGTGTTCCAGCACATCCTGCCCAGCCTCGCCCGTGTGCTCGGCGGCTGGCTGCTGTCGGTCGTGGCCGGCGTCGCGCTCGGGACCGCACTCGGCCGTTCGCGCACCGGGATGGACTACGTCGGCCCGCTGTTCGCGTTCTTCCGGGCCATTCCGCCGCCCGCGCTGGTGCCGGTGTTCATCGTGTTGTTCCACATCGGGCCGGGCATGCAGATCGCCACCATCATCTTCGGTGCACTGTGGCCGGTGCTGCTGAACACAGTGGACGGTGTGCGCTCGGTGGACAGGGTGAAGGCGGAGACCGCGCGCGCGTTCCGCACGCCGCGGCGATACTGGATCGGGCTGGTGGTGCTGCCCGCGGCACTGCCGAAGATCTTCGCCGGGCTGCGGCTGTCACTGTCCATCGCGCTGATCCTGATGGCCATCTCGGAGCTGGTCGGTGCGGTCGACGGCATCGGCTACGCGCTGCTGGCCGCCCAGCGGTCCTTCGACTACGACCAGATGTGGGCGTGGATCGTGCTGCTGGGCATCCTCGGATACGGGTTCAACGCCGCCCTGCTCGCCGTCGAACGGCGGGTGCTCGGGTGGCAGCCCACCCGGGGGACGCCGTGA
- a CDS encoding GTP-binding protein: protein MGFGEFDSDPNTPQAGPTSSAKIVVAGGFGSGKTTLVGAISEIDPLTTEALMTEASVGYDDITATPQKTTTTVAMDFGRLSLDSDLVLYVFGTPGQHRFWFMWDDLAVGAIGAVVLVDTRRLADAFPSIDFFENRKLPYVVAINCFDRLLHHQIEDVRHALTISPSVPIMACDARERDSAKQVLISVVQHAIAHDTALQAG from the coding sequence GTGGGCTTCGGAGAATTTGACTCCGACCCGAACACACCGCAGGCAGGTCCGACCTCGTCGGCCAAGATCGTGGTCGCGGGTGGGTTCGGTTCGGGAAAGACGACTTTGGTCGGGGCGATCTCCGAGATCGATCCGCTGACCACCGAGGCCTTGATGACCGAGGCGAGTGTCGGGTACGACGACATCACGGCCACGCCCCAGAAGACGACCACCACGGTCGCGATGGACTTCGGCCGGCTCTCGCTCGACTCGGACCTGGTGCTGTACGTGTTCGGCACACCGGGCCAGCACCGGTTCTGGTTCATGTGGGACGACCTCGCGGTCGGCGCGATCGGCGCGGTGGTGCTGGTGGACACCCGGCGGCTGGCCGACGCGTTCCCGTCGATCGACTTCTTCGAGAACCGGAAGCTGCCCTACGTGGTGGCGATCAACTGTTTCGACCGCCTGCTGCACCACCAGATCGAGGACGTGCGGCACGCGCTGACGATCTCACCGTCGGTGCCGATCATGGCCTGCGACGCGCGCGAGCGGGACTCGGCCAAGCAGGTGCTGATCTCGGTCGTCCAGCACGCGATCGCGCACGACACGGCACTGCAGGCGGGCTGA
- a CDS encoding putative immunity protein — protein sequence MILPKVRDPRMVTIRRGGSLTDEDHRLLAEWAAVCAEHVLDCFEREQPGDPRPREAIAAARAWAGGELPMMRARALGGHAMGAARPLAGAARFAGARREGKP from the coding sequence ATGATCCTGCCGAAGGTGCGCGACCCCCGCATGGTGACCATCCGCCGCGGCGGCTCGCTGACCGACGAGGATCACCGGCTGCTCGCCGAGTGGGCGGCGGTGTGCGCGGAGCACGTCCTGGATTGCTTCGAACGCGAACAGCCCGGCGATCCGCGCCCCCGGGAAGCCATCGCCGCCGCCCGCGCCTGGGCCGGCGGCGAACTGCCGATGATGCGGGCGCGGGCGCTGGGCGGACATGCGATGGGCGCGGCCCGGCCGCTCGCCGGGGCGGCCCGCTTCGCGGGCGCTCGCCGGGAGGGAAAGCCGTGA
- a CDS encoding ABC transporter permease, with translation MRVVRNLTGVLGFLLIWEAIVRFGWVARTDLPPPTVVFARIGELLGDTGFTRDVVASVLAWLIAMAISIVLAVPAGLMLGSVRRLREATRAIVEFLRPIPSVALIPLVLIVIGGGPEAKISLAVYASVWPILFNTIYAMAEVDPLLVETARSYGTPRSRILGSVLLPHAAPFVFTGIRMASAIALILVISTEFLAGAKLGIGQFVLEASSSSNRMDLVLAGTVVAGVLGFLVNEGLERLGRRLFRWNSTDEGATA, from the coding sequence GTGCGAGTCGTCCGCAATCTGACCGGAGTGCTCGGTTTCCTGCTGATCTGGGAAGCCATCGTGCGCTTCGGCTGGGTCGCGCGGACCGATCTGCCGCCGCCCACCGTGGTGTTCGCGCGGATCGGGGAGCTGCTCGGGGACACCGGGTTCACCCGCGACGTGGTGGCCTCGGTACTGGCCTGGCTGATCGCGATGGCGATTTCGATCGTCCTCGCGGTACCGGCCGGGCTGATGCTGGGCAGCGTGCGCCGGCTGCGTGAGGCGACCAGGGCGATCGTCGAGTTCCTGCGGCCGATCCCTTCGGTGGCGCTGATCCCGCTGGTGCTGATCGTCATCGGCGGCGGCCCGGAGGCGAAGATCTCCCTGGCCGTCTACGCCTCGGTGTGGCCGATCCTGTTCAACACCATCTACGCGATGGCCGAGGTCGACCCGCTGCTGGTGGAGACCGCTCGCAGTTACGGCACCCCGCGGTCACGGATCCTCGGCTCGGTGCTGCTGCCGCACGCCGCGCCGTTCGTGTTCACCGGGATCCGGATGGCCTCCGCGATCGCGCTGATCCTGGTGATCAGCACGGAATTCCTGGCCGGCGCGAAGCTCGGCATCGGGCAGTTCGTGCTGGAGGCGAGTTCGTCGAGCAACCGGATGGACCTGGTGCTGGCCGGCACCGTGGTCGCCGGGGTGCTCGGCTTCCTGGTCAACGAGGGGCTGGAACGGCTGGGGCGCAGGCTGTTCCGCTGGAACAGCACCGACGAAGGAGCCACCGCGTGA
- a CDS encoding ABC transporter substrate-binding protein has product MASGVALTASGCGLLGGSEDSGGTGGGSGLEKPKIKVSIMPTIDVAPFHLAVQNGYFQQEGLEVEAVNAASGGASLQKLLAGEVDIAYGSYTPFFIAKSKSNADIKFVADASSAGPKSTEVVALPNGPVKSVHDLAGKKIAITATDTICDTLTKSVMRDNGVDYSGVKWVPIGFPQIGAAVKRGDVDAGFLTEPFITQSAKDDGTVEIIDAATGGTKDFPTAGYASLGKFASGSQKTVAAFQRAMLKATKESADRSKIEPLLVKFSKVDQDIAALTKLLTFQSTLDARRLQRVPDLLQQFQSIPAKIDVATMIVPQASAS; this is encoded by the coding sequence ATGGCAAGCGGCGTTGCACTGACCGCGAGCGGCTGCGGCCTGCTCGGCGGGTCGGAGGACTCGGGCGGCACCGGCGGTGGCTCCGGGCTGGAGAAGCCGAAGATCAAGGTCTCCATCATGCCGACGATCGACGTGGCCCCGTTCCACCTCGCGGTGCAGAACGGTTACTTCCAGCAGGAGGGCCTCGAAGTCGAGGCGGTGAACGCGGCCAGCGGCGGGGCTTCGCTGCAGAAGCTGCTCGCCGGCGAGGTCGACATCGCCTACGGCAGCTACACCCCGTTCTTCATCGCCAAGAGCAAGAGCAACGCCGACATCAAGTTCGTCGCCGACGCCTCTTCCGCGGGTCCGAAGAGCACCGAGGTGGTCGCGCTGCCGAACGGCCCGGTGAAAAGCGTGCACGACCTGGCGGGCAAGAAGATCGCGATCACCGCGACCGACACCATCTGCGACACCCTGACCAAGTCCGTGATGCGCGACAACGGCGTGGACTACTCCGGGGTGAAGTGGGTGCCGATCGGATTCCCGCAGATCGGCGCGGCGGTCAAGCGCGGCGACGTGGACGCGGGCTTCCTCACCGAGCCGTTCATCACCCAGTCCGCCAAGGACGACGGCACGGTGGAGATCATCGACGCCGCGACCGGCGGTACCAAGGACTTCCCCACCGCCGGCTACGCCTCGCTGGGCAAGTTCGCCTCCGGCAGCCAGAAGACCGTGGCCGCCTTCCAGCGCGCGATGCTCAAGGCCACCAAGGAATCCGCGGACCGCTCGAAGATCGAGCCACTGCTGGTCAAGTTCTCCAAGGTGGACCAGGACATCGCCGCGCTGACCAAGCTGCTCACCTTCCAGTCCACATTGGATGCTCGGCGGCTGCAGCGGGTACCGGATCTGCTGCAGCAGTTCCAGTCGATCCCGGCGAAGATCGACGTGGCCACGATGATCGTCCCGCAGGCGAGCGCATCCTGA
- a CDS encoding DUF742 domain-containing protein encodes MRISGFGEQDTGAWEALHRGDDRTEFDSPSRFELSTLKMRLPARPNPVRPAPPPPPPLPPPPVQREEPVRYDDGYREPPAPGGDGRAFAPGYWPEEPPRGQHAAPEPPPSGRRHRVEEPPDPYSFDEYADRGSPGAHDRTVPEESAYRYPEEAPRSRHALPPPPQEQSGASALDQFWSAEGEGVDEAAPTDRSAAKPKSRVRPYARTRGRTHSDYNLALEALVSTSDSGRRYRGVRSIEHRRICDLCLDTRSVAEIAAHLNLPLGVVKVLVGDMADIGLVLLHQTDLVLGDRSSREFMERVLQGLRSL; translated from the coding sequence GTGAGGATCTCGGGTTTCGGCGAGCAGGACACGGGCGCCTGGGAGGCGCTGCACCGCGGTGACGACCGCACGGAGTTCGACTCACCCAGCCGCTTCGAGCTGAGCACGTTGAAGATGCGGCTGCCGGCTCGCCCGAACCCCGTCCGTCCCGCGCCACCGCCACCGCCACCGTTGCCACCGCCGCCGGTGCAGCGGGAGGAGCCCGTCCGGTACGACGACGGTTACCGGGAGCCGCCCGCGCCTGGGGGCGACGGACGAGCTTTCGCGCCCGGCTACTGGCCGGAGGAGCCCCCACGCGGGCAGCACGCGGCCCCCGAACCACCCCCGTCCGGCCGCCGGCACCGGGTCGAGGAGCCGCCGGACCCCTACTCGTTCGACGAATACGCCGACCGGGGCTCGCCGGGCGCACACGACCGGACGGTGCCGGAGGAGTCCGCATACCGGTACCCGGAGGAGGCCCCTCGCAGCAGGCACGCGCTGCCCCCTCCGCCGCAGGAGCAGTCGGGCGCCTCCGCGCTGGACCAGTTCTGGTCCGCGGAAGGGGAGGGCGTCGACGAAGCCGCTCCCACGGACCGATCGGCCGCCAAGCCGAAGTCGCGGGTACGCCCGTACGCCCGCACTCGCGGCCGGACGCACTCGGACTACAACCTCGCGCTCGAAGCATTGGTCTCGACCAGCGACAGCGGCCGCCGCTACCGCGGGGTGCGCTCCATCGAGCACCGGCGGATCTGCGATCTGTGCCTGGACACCCGCTCGGTCGCGGAAATCGCCGCGCACCTGAACCTGCCGCTCGGCGTGGTGAAGGTGCTGGTGGGGGACATGGCCGACATCGGCCTGGTGCTGCTGCACCAGACCGACCTGGTACTGGGCGACCGGTCCTCACGTGAGTTCATGGAGCGGGTGCTGCAGGGTTTGCGGAGCCTGTAA